In one Thioclava sp. ES.031 genomic region, the following are encoded:
- a CDS encoding DUF2927 domain-containing protein encodes MRLAFKPLSAAAPAPTRLGTAPRSGLLKGASAGRVAARAGTLAALTIAGALAACSTNGPEVTTARGTAQLLDLSAPDLAPGLKNAPPSERLPDNSHLGADFMELSFFLESGRALPRFTRFEGPVSITLAGNAPPVAQTELGHLVHRLQREAGLNVSTELGNANTISVQFVPKRQMRREVPNVACFVVPNVESWTDYRNSHADEASDWAKLTQRQSATVFIPADSTPQEIRDCLHEEVSQALGPVNDLYRLPDTVWNDDNFHTVLTKFDMTILRAYYDPALHTGMSPAEVRAALPAILSKIHPSGGSMHALPADPTPRAYVKAITTALGHGASDKRRRAAAERATKIATSRGWHDSRAAFAWFAVGRLTMKTDPEKAVAAYKKAGRIYRATPGAEIQAAHIDMQLAAYALGTGRAQEAVTLVNRALASDVSTENASLMATLYMIRAEAYGQLGDAAQEHQARLDMQQWARYGFGSDAAVKRRADEVAALANAGARVN; translated from the coding sequence ATGCGCTTAGCATTCAAACCGCTCAGCGCGGCCGCTCCGGCGCCGACGCGCCTCGGGACGGCACCGCGCTCAGGCCTGCTGAAAGGCGCGTCCGCCGGACGTGTTGCGGCACGGGCGGGCACGCTTGCCGCGCTGACGATCGCGGGCGCCCTCGCCGCCTGCTCGACCAACGGCCCCGAAGTGACGACGGCCCGCGGCACGGCCCAGCTTCTCGACCTGTCCGCGCCCGATCTGGCGCCGGGGCTGAAAAACGCCCCTCCGTCTGAGCGGCTGCCCGATAACAGCCATCTGGGCGCCGACTTCATGGAGCTCAGCTTCTTCCTCGAATCCGGTCGCGCCCTGCCGCGTTTCACCCGGTTCGAAGGCCCGGTCTCGATCACGCTGGCGGGCAACGCGCCGCCCGTGGCGCAGACCGAGCTTGGTCATCTGGTCCACCGACTGCAGCGCGAGGCGGGGCTGAACGTCTCGACCGAGCTGGGCAATGCCAACACGATCTCCGTGCAATTCGTACCCAAACGACAGATGCGCCGCGAGGTTCCCAATGTCGCCTGTTTCGTGGTGCCCAATGTCGAAAGCTGGACGGATTACCGCAACTCGCATGCCGATGAGGCCAGCGATTGGGCCAAGCTGACGCAGCGCCAATCCGCCACCGTGTTCATCCCCGCCGACTCCACCCCGCAGGAAATCCGCGATTGCCTGCATGAGGAGGTGAGCCAGGCGCTCGGGCCGGTGAACGATCTCTACCGCTTGCCCGATACGGTCTGGAACGACGACAATTTCCACACCGTGCTGACCAAGTTCGACATGACGATCCTGCGCGCCTATTACGATCCGGCGCTGCATACCGGCATGAGCCCCGCCGAAGTGCGCGCGGCCCTGCCCGCGATCCTGTCGAAGATCCACCCCTCGGGCGGTTCGATGCACGCCCTGCCCGCCGATCCGACGCCGCGCGCCTATGTCAAAGCGATCACCACCGCGCTCGGCCACGGGGCGAGCGACAAGCGCCGCCGCGCCGCCGCGGAACGCGCCACGAAGATCGCGACGAGCCGCGGCTGGCATGATAGCCGCGCGGCCTTCGCGTGGTTCGCGGTCGGGCGGCTGACGATGAAGACCGATCCCGAGAAAGCGGTCGCCGCCTACAAGAAAGCGGGCCGGATCTATCGCGCGACACCGGGCGCGGAAATTCAGGCCGCCCATATCGATATGCAGCTGGCGGCCTATGCGCTTGGCACGGGCCGCGCGCAGGAGGCTGTGACGCTGGTGAACCGCGCGCTGGCCTCGGACGTGTCGACCGAGAACGCCTCGCTGATGGCCACGCTCTACATGATCCGCGCCGAAGCCTATGGGC